One segment of Sesamum indicum cultivar Zhongzhi No. 13 linkage group LG4, S_indicum_v1.0, whole genome shotgun sequence DNA contains the following:
- the LOC105159735 gene encoding uncharacterized protein LOC105159735 isoform X4 encodes MTKKQKSSSVVAKSQPISLLPGGTNDRGNDTSRKTSELPSSLELKLLLWDNLNQLIPLVEKLTAWSRKSRSLHAKGLERVFKWLQEVKQLYGCFQDEAEIQLLKNGSLLLSSCWKHYGMLMHLEDHKFSQQYKELLDQYLSGIQFYADNQSEEPNMSKDSQSDTINFFLNCLLLLLGRLDNQQFGNAIIEFGSQISQVLMAQLRCADEEVIDGAINIFKAVILRTNHASSKRSVADPRQMDALLATLLDLLDERDAAAKAIVKLVAEYCSICSDSKCLYEVLNRIDSKSVAQRRNAVDIVADLIRISSGSVNALSQAAWQDVANHLLKFLGDEDQDIHNQAANSIPMIDPAFVLPELVGLIYSANERAQMSASHALIALLVNHKQKPEILCMLLDCLSKLSQNLDSGAAAHGKEGSTLDADRLLKLLPEWAKHVEDWRVMVGPFIDKMLAEPSNAVIVRFLSHISDYLAEAVDLVFHRLILYMREQKETNEYFYKSRERKESESEAMEYENCLFTRLCPLLVIRLLPLRVFDDLDSPLVYGEFPRNSAVHADGHFSIEGTGCVAALMINRALNKSEFEDVRKLASELCGRIHPKVLVPVLSSQLESAANAKDTLKIRVCLFSLCTSLMIRGNNAYRHPDLFRIRKTIQKVLSWTSSDRDEISKAQHGCIDCLALILCTELQAPESLKGGAISEDSVLAHVINQLTDDEKDVSVESDEDDCTAETTAHLSFRICMANVLISACQKIPDTGKKSFVRKILPRVICSVGVTVYPQIRAACIHVLFAVAYHLKSSIFPYSNDLLTVALKSLREGSHKEKMGGAKLLACLMASEEEVVESISGGLIEARSLLHHLSSTDPSPDVRQMCQQLLLCLTSY; translated from the exons ATGACtaaaaagcaaaaatcatCTTCTGTTGTTGCCAAAAGTCAGCCTATCAGTTTACTGCCAGGTGGTACTAATGATAGAGGCAATGATACATCAAGGAAAACATCAGAATTGCCGTCCAGCTTGGAATTGAAGTTGCTTCTCTGGGATAATCTGAATCAGCTTATACCTCTTGTGGAGAAACTCACAGCT TGGAGCAGGAAAAGCCGTTCTTTGCATGCTAAAGGACTGGAGAGGGTATTTAAGTGGCTCCAGGAAGTCAAACAGCTTTATGGATGCTTTCAAGATGAGGCAG AAATCCAATTGCTGAAGAATGGTTCtttgcttctttcttcttgttgGAAACATTACGGCATGCTCATGCACTTAGAAGACCACAAATTCTCTCAGCAATATAAAGAACTGCTGGACCAATATTTGTCTGGTATTCAG TTTTATGCAGACAACCAATCTGAAGAACCTAACATGAGCAAAGACAGCCAATCAGATACCATAAACTTTTTCCTGAACTGCCTTTTGCTTTTATTGGGTCGACTAGATAATCAGCAATTTGGAAATGCCATAATAGAATTTGGATCGCAAATTTCTCAAGTTCTCATGGCTCAG CTACGATGTGCTGATGAAGAAGTGATTGATGGAGCTATTAACATATTTAAAGCTGTCATCTTGAGAACGAATCACGCATCATCCAAACGAAGTGTTGCTGACCCTAGACAAATGGATGCTTTACTGGCAACACTGCTAGATCTTTTGGATGAGCGAGATGCAGCAGCAAAAGCTATTGTTAAGCTTGTAGCAGAATATTGCTCGAT ATGCTCAGATAGTAAGTGTCTTTATGAAGTTCTAAACCGCATTGACTCTAAAAGTGTAGCACAGAGGAGGAATGCTGTTGATATTGTAGCTGATCTTATCCGTATATCTTCTGGGTCGGTTAACGCACTTTCACAAGCGGCATG GCAAGATGTTGCAAACCACTTGTTAAAATTTCTTGGAGATGAAGATCAAGACATTCACAATCAGGCAGCAAATTCAATTCCCATGATTG ACCCAGCATTTGTTTTGCCTGAGCTTGTTGGCCTAATTTATTCAGCAAATGAAAGAGCACAGATGTCAGCGAGCCATGCACTCATAGCCTTGCTGGTCAATCATAAACAAAAACCTGAAATTTTATGCATGCTTCTGGACTGTCTCAG CAAACTCTCTCAAAATCTAGATTCAGGTGCTGCCGCTCATGGCAAAGAAG GATCAACATTGGACGCTGATAGGCTCCTGAAGTTGCTTCCAGAGTGGGCAAAACAT GTTGAAGATTGGCGCGTTATGGTTGGTCCCTTCATAGACAAGATGTTAGCTGAACCATCAAATGCTGTTATTGTCAGGTTCCTTAGTCATATAAGTGACTACTTGGCTGAAGCTGTGGATTTAGTCTTCCATCGACTTATATTGTATATGAGAGAACAAAAAGA GACCAAtgagtatttttataaatcgagggaaagaaaagaatcagAGAGTGAGGCTATGGAATATGAGAATTGTCTCTTTACTCGCCTTTGCCCATTGCTTGTGATCAGACTACTTCCTTTGAGAGTTTTTGATGACCTTGATTCTCCTCTAGTATATGGTGAATTTCCGAGAAATTCTGCTGTGCATG CAGATGGACATTTCAGCATTGAGGGCACTGGTTGCGTAGCTGCCTTGATGATTAACAG gGCGTTGAATAAGTCTGAATTTGAAGATGTCCGGAAGCTTGCTTCAGAGCTCTGTGGGAGAATTCATCCCAAG GTTCTCGTGCCTGTTTTGTCCTCTCAGTTGGAATCTGCTGCTAATGCTAAGGATACATTGAAGATTAGAGTTTGCCTGTTTTCCCTGTGTACTTCTCTTATG ATTAGAGGCAATAATGCTTATAGGCATCCTGATTTGTTCAGAATAAGGAAAACGATACAGAAAGTTCTGTCATGGACATCATCTGACAGAGATGAAA TTTCCAAAGCACAACATGGATGCATAGACTGTCTGGCTTTGATTTTGTGCACAGAACTACAAGCTCCGGAATCCTTGAAAG gtGGAGCTATTTCAGAAGATTCTGTACTTGCGCATGTGATCAATCAGTTGACAGATGACGAGAAGGATGTTTCTGTTGAATCTGATGAAGATGATTGTACGGCTGAGACAACCGCACACCTCTCATTTCGAATCTGCATGGCTAACGTCCTTATAAGTGCCTGTCAGAAGATACCAGACACCGGAAAGAAATCATTTGTCCGGAAAATTCTTCCACGTGTTATCTGTTCTGTTGGG GTGACGGTGTATCCACAGATTAGGGCTGCTTGCATCCACGTTCTCTTTGCAGTAGCATACCATTTGAAGTCGTCAATATTTCCATATTCAAATGACCTTCTAACCGTTGCTCTAAAATCACTTAGAGAAGGATCCCACAAG GAGAAAATGGGGGGTGCCAAATTGCTCGCATGCCTAATGGCAAGTGAAGAAGAGGTGGTAGAAAGCATATCGGGCGGACTAATAGAAGCAAGATCATTGCTCCACCACCTATCCTCAACAGATCCTTCGCCAGATGTTAGGCAAATGTGCCAGCAACTCCTCCTATGTCTGACTTCTTATTAG